A single Defluviitalea saccharophila DNA region contains:
- a CDS encoding TPM domain-containing protein, protein MIKRLSALLIGLLFFLCIPGIASAEIDIPPPTHHYVSDFAGVLSNSAKQTVENMAKELEEKTGAQIVVVLPESLQGASIEEYATTLFRQWGIGQKEQNNGVLLLVAPNERESRIEVGYGLEGRLPDGKTGRIQDEYLIPYLMQGDYDSGIIATYQVLATEVAEEYGVELTGIPDTFPQRSVQTNNRMNKSILIVLIILFLIDIFLFRGRITRFIIEMLFWSSMFGGRRGGGSGGFGGGGFGGGGGSSGGGGSSRKW, encoded by the coding sequence ATGATAAAAAGATTGAGTGCCTTGCTGATTGGACTCCTATTCTTTCTATGCATACCCGGTATAGCAAGTGCAGAAATAGATATCCCGCCCCCGACGCATCATTATGTCAGTGATTTTGCAGGTGTTCTTAGTAACAGTGCAAAACAGACTGTCGAGAATATGGCAAAAGAGTTGGAGGAAAAAACAGGAGCACAGATCGTAGTTGTCCTTCCCGAAAGTCTTCAAGGAGCATCCATTGAAGAATATGCCACTACATTATTCAGGCAATGGGGCATAGGTCAAAAAGAACAAAATAATGGGGTTTTGCTGCTCGTTGCTCCCAATGAAAGAGAATCAAGGATTGAGGTAGGTTATGGTTTGGAAGGCCGCCTGCCCGATGGAAAAACCGGAAGGATTCAGGATGAATATTTGATTCCCTATCTGATGCAAGGAGATTATGATTCAGGAATCATCGCGACCTACCAAGTCTTAGCCACAGAAGTTGCAGAAGAGTACGGCGTTGAGCTTACTGGTATTCCGGATACGTTCCCTCAGAGGTCAGTTCAAACAAATAATAGAATGAATAAAAGTATACTTATTGTATTAATCATTCTTTTTCTTATTGATATTTTTTTGTTTAGGGGAAGAATTACGAGATTTATCATTGAAATGCTTTTTTGGAGTTCTATGTTTGGAGGAAGACGGGGCGGAGGCAGTGGAGGCTTCGGCGGAGGTGGCTTTGGTGGCGGTGGAGGTTCTTCCGGTGGAGGAGGCAGCAGCCGTAAATGGTAA
- a CDS encoding cytochrome c biogenesis protein CcdA: MEALVSADSISFLLVFFEGILSFFSPCVIPLIPVYMSYLAGNTEDIDANGYIAYNRKKVFFHTVCFVLGISFAFFILGMSFTAIGAFFQNNKLLFTRIAGILIIFLGLFQLGILDFKFLNRERKFHLNLNNRTANPLVAFIMGFTFSFAWTPCIGPALSSVLILASSADKALIGNLLVLVYTLGFIIPFLALGLFTTQVLNFLDRHRKLLKHTVKGGGVILVLIGIMTFTGWINGISGYLNSFGSPGGTQTKEQQESVNGPAEQKEQQESVNNPAEQSDEDREKALTPAIDFTLVDQYGNEHTLSDYKGKVVFLNFWATWCPPCREEMPDIEAMYQEYNQNQEDVIFLGVANPKSEKNPNTREVEKDGVIEFLEENNLTFPVLFDETGEVFNEYAISALPTTFMIDKNGNIYGYAPGMLTKDIMKNIIQQTLESTNN; the protein is encoded by the coding sequence ATGGAGGCATTGGTATCAGCAGATAGCATCAGTTTTCTTCTTGTATTCTTTGAAGGGATTTTATCTTTTTTCTCCCCTTGTGTCATTCCTCTTATCCCTGTTTATATGAGTTATTTGGCAGGAAATACGGAGGATATCGATGCAAACGGATATATTGCCTACAATAGAAAAAAGGTATTTTTCCATACGGTATGCTTTGTCTTAGGAATATCTTTTGCATTTTTTATTCTTGGAATGTCTTTCACAGCTATCGGAGCTTTTTTTCAAAACAATAAATTATTATTTACAAGAATAGCCGGAATATTAATCATATTTTTAGGCCTATTCCAACTAGGCATTCTGGATTTTAAATTTCTTAATCGCGAAAGAAAATTTCACCTTAATTTAAATAATAGAACCGCAAATCCACTCGTAGCGTTCATTATGGGGTTCACCTTTAGTTTCGCATGGACGCCCTGTATAGGTCCTGCGCTTTCCTCGGTACTTATATTGGCATCCAGTGCTGATAAGGCTTTAATTGGGAATTTACTGGTATTAGTATATACGTTGGGCTTTATTATTCCTTTTTTGGCCCTTGGATTATTTACAACTCAAGTTTTAAACTTTTTAGATCGTCATAGAAAGCTCCTAAAGCATACGGTTAAAGGTGGAGGAGTTATTCTGGTTTTAATCGGAATTATGACGTTTACCGGATGGATCAATGGTATCTCAGGATACTTAAATTCTTTCGGTTCCCCTGGTGGAACTCAGACCAAAGAACAACAAGAATCTGTAAATGGACCTGCTGAACAAAAAGAGCAGCAAGAATCCGTAAACAACCCTGCTGAACAGTCAGATGAGGATAGGGAGAAAGCATTAACCCCTGCTATCGACTTTACCTTAGTTGATCAATACGGCAATGAGCATACTCTTTCCGATTATAAAGGAAAAGTGGTATTTTTAAACTTCTGGGCAACTTGGTGTCCGCCTTGTCGAGAAGAAATGCCGGATATCGAAGCAATGTATCAGGAATATAACCAAAACCAGGAAGATGTAATATTCTTGGGTGTTGCCAATCCCAAAAGCGAAAAAAATCCGAATACCAGAGAAGTAGAAAAAGATGGTGTGATAGAGTTTTTAGAAGAAAACAACCTTACATTCCCCGTACTCTTTGACGAGACCGGTGAAGTTTTTAATGAATATGCTATTTCTGCACTGCCTACAACCTTTATGATTGATAAGAACGGAAATATCTACGGATATGCTCCCGGAATGCTAACAAAGGATATTATGAAAAATATAATACAACAAACTTTAGAGTCTACGAATAACTAG
- a CDS encoding EcsC family protein, whose product MDREFNKQFKRLGKKENKILNKKENTLFKSKTAPIMDKIQGKIPEKLKLTLEAAFLKSFKLVFEKGNSYIEKTYNKDRIKLEHDLNNYAIDKKFSNKYVKRLDIPAKHSKRFHSTLTIFEGGVLGFLGIGLPDIPLFLSMIMRTMYEIALSYGYDYESNEEKSYILLIICGALVHGEKKKELSEQIDQLGTQIDTQSQIDITLDDQMNRTAHILSEAMLTAKFIQGIPFIGVIGGVVNFNIIDKIGKFAAIKYKKRYLLKKAREKNVQI is encoded by the coding sequence ATGGATAGAGAATTCAATAAACAATTTAAACGACTGGGAAAGAAAGAAAATAAAATTTTAAACAAGAAAGAAAATACATTGTTTAAATCAAAGACAGCTCCTATTATGGATAAAATACAAGGAAAGATACCTGAGAAATTAAAACTTACACTAGAAGCTGCCTTTTTGAAGAGTTTCAAGCTTGTCTTTGAGAAGGGAAATTCTTACATCGAAAAAACTTATAATAAAGATAGAATTAAGCTGGAACATGATCTGAATAACTATGCAATTGACAAGAAATTTAGCAATAAATATGTAAAAAGATTAGACATCCCAGCCAAACACTCAAAAAGATTTCATTCCACTCTTACAATTTTTGAGGGAGGGGTGCTAGGGTTTCTTGGAATTGGGTTACCAGATATACCCCTTTTTCTTTCAATGATTATGAGAACCATGTATGAAATAGCCCTAAGCTACGGCTATGATTACGAAAGTAATGAAGAGAAATCATATATTCTTCTTATCATTTGTGGAGCATTAGTTCATGGAGAAAAGAAAAAAGAACTCAGTGAACAAATCGATCAGTTAGGAACTCAAATCGATACCCAAAGTCAAATAGATATAACTTTAGATGACCAAATGAACAGAACAGCCCATATTCTATCGGAGGCAATGCTAACAGCAAAATTCATTCAAGGTATTCCGTTTATTGGAGTGATTGGAGGAGTAGTGAATTTTAATATTATAGATAAGATAGGAAAATTCGCTGCTATAAAGTATAAAAAGAGGTATCTGCTAAAAAAAGCAAGGGAGAAAAACGTGCAGATATAA
- a CDS encoding methyl-accepting chemotaxis protein has translation MRGFKHIRHKFSVPIIIFSCIILFIAQSVNLFLDYNNLKTDQEKNTKSLLVISELAVTNPLWNYNIEDIQAIGDALFQQEQVAVVNIFDNKEKIIYSNQKEGIPYQRHKLEFFDTSVEKNNETLGYVEIIVTNHFLFNQLRSKIFVAAIQTVSTIFILWLIVLLVAKKLEKSIKQLENVTSKVAEGNLAVKIQVASNDEIGRLSQKFNDMTEQLLGMVKQINMTAHTLAAASEELTASSENSKEIVKSIEDSSDIIKLSASNQKSQIEDVQEIINHLTETSNNILEYVSNADELSAGAFQKANEGSKTVELAIHKIQEINETVTYSGQVINSLSEKSKGIAQSVEAISSITDKTRILSFNAAIEANRAGTNGKGFTVVASEIKKLADQSDEIAEEIRMNVRAILNAIDEAVSTMKKVPAAMENGIVLGKEAMKDLNDILESTKSTSEIIKKIHNKSKSQVEMSQTALSKVESAAAISRESESRAEETANSIAMQHNLMNEISSASQGLAEMGEELIVSISRFKYE, from the coding sequence ATGAGGGGATTTAAACACATCAGGCATAAGTTTTCTGTTCCAATTATTATTTTCTCATGTATTATTTTATTTATTGCGCAGTCCGTTAATCTTTTTTTGGACTACAACAATTTGAAAACTGACCAAGAAAAAAATACGAAATCCTTATTAGTTATATCTGAATTAGCAGTGACGAATCCCTTATGGAATTATAATATAGAAGATATTCAAGCAATTGGTGACGCTTTATTTCAGCAGGAGCAAGTTGCAGTAGTCAATATTTTCGATAACAAGGAAAAAATCATTTATTCCAATCAAAAAGAAGGCATTCCTTATCAAAGACATAAGCTGGAATTTTTTGATACGAGTGTAGAAAAAAATAATGAAACACTGGGTTATGTCGAAATCATCGTAACCAATCACTTTTTATTCAATCAATTAAGAAGCAAAATATTTGTTGCGGCCATACAAACAGTAAGCACTATTTTTATACTCTGGCTTATTGTGCTTTTAGTTGCAAAAAAATTAGAAAAGAGTATCAAACAATTGGAGAATGTTACTTCTAAGGTGGCGGAAGGTAATTTAGCAGTAAAAATCCAAGTTGCCTCTAATGATGAGATCGGAAGACTGTCTCAAAAATTCAATGATATGACGGAACAGCTCCTCGGAATGGTAAAACAGATTAACATGACGGCCCATACCTTGGCAGCAGCGTCGGAAGAGTTAACCGCTTCATCAGAGAATTCAAAGGAAATTGTGAAAAGCATCGAAGATTCCAGTGATATCATTAAATTATCTGCATCGAATCAGAAAAGCCAAATTGAAGATGTTCAGGAGATTATTAACCATCTTACAGAAACCTCTAATAATATATTAGAATATGTTTCAAATGCAGACGAGCTGTCTGCCGGTGCATTCCAAAAAGCAAATGAAGGAAGCAAAACCGTAGAGCTTGCTATTCATAAGATTCAGGAGATCAATGAAACGGTAACCTATTCAGGACAAGTCATTAACAGTTTATCAGAAAAGTCCAAAGGAATAGCACAATCCGTAGAGGCAATTTCAAGCATTACGGATAAAACCAGAATCTTATCCTTTAATGCTGCCATAGAAGCGAATAGAGCCGGAACAAATGGAAAAGGATTTACGGTTGTTGCATCGGAAATCAAAAAGCTGGCAGATCAATCCGATGAAATAGCAGAAGAAATTCGCATGAATGTCAGAGCTATTTTAAATGCAATTGACGAAGCGGTATCCACCATGAAGAAAGTACCTGCAGCCATGGAAAATGGAATCGTACTGGGAAAAGAAGCTATGAAGGACTTAAACGATATTTTAGAATCCACCAAAAGTACATCCGAAATTATTAAAAAAATACATAATAAGTCAAAAAGTCAAGTTGAGATGAGTCAAACTGCGCTTTCCAAAGTTGAATCTGCAGCTGCAATATCCAGGGAGTCTGAATCCAGAGCTGAAGAAACCGCTAATAGTATTGCGATGCAACATAATTTGATGAATGAAATTTCATCAGCTTCTCAAGGCCTTGCAGAAATGGGAGAAGAATTAATTGTATCTATTTCAAGGTTTAAATATGAATAA
- a CDS encoding substrate-binding periplasmic protein — MKKNIRIVTSLVTISILVLILFSGCGGKSEEDALSQSRLSKQQNTETNQGEPQDKQAAEETEKPTESTNENTDKVILVIGEWEPFTSENLEGYGFFTEIVTAAFEQAGVPIEYRFYPWKRCEEMVHNGEAWGTFPYAYTEERTEIYNYSDKVFPDSTVMFYRKDNSKIDLNAIDVARLETLKPYTIGGITGYSYEKPFNDAGLTVDWASGEEDGIHKLAKGRIDFYPQNDAAGWALLRKLYPDEINNFAILEKPLFQNDFYTISSKQYPDGDKILQSFNKGLNEIKENGRMQAILDKYNLSM, encoded by the coding sequence ATGAAAAAAAACATCAGAATAGTAACATCTTTAGTGACTATTTCAATACTTGTTTTAATTCTATTTAGTGGATGCGGCGGAAAAAGTGAAGAGGACGCATTGTCTCAGTCTCGACTAAGTAAGCAGCAAAATACTGAAACGAATCAGGGGGAACCCCAGGATAAACAAGCTGCAGAAGAAACTGAAAAACCTACAGAGTCTACGAATGAAAATACAGATAAAGTCATATTGGTTATTGGTGAATGGGAGCCTTTTACATCAGAGAATTTAGAAGGCTATGGCTTTTTTACAGAAATTGTTACTGCTGCTTTTGAGCAAGCGGGAGTACCGATAGAATATCGTTTTTATCCCTGGAAACGTTGCGAGGAAATGGTTCATAACGGAGAAGCATGGGGAACATTTCCATATGCCTATACAGAAGAACGAACGGAAATCTATAATTACTCTGACAAAGTTTTTCCTGACAGTACAGTGATGTTTTATAGAAAAGACAATAGTAAGATCGATTTAAACGCAATAGACGTTGCTCGTCTTGAAACATTAAAACCCTATACAATTGGAGGTATAACAGGATACTCTTACGAAAAACCTTTTAATGATGCAGGACTTACGGTCGACTGGGCTTCTGGAGAAGAAGATGGTATTCATAAACTTGCTAAGGGCAGAATCGATTTTTATCCGCAAAACGATGCCGCCGGCTGGGCGTTGTTAAGAAAATTATATCCAGATGAAATCAATAATTTTGCTATTCTTGAAAAACCTCTTTTCCAAAATGATTTTTATACTATTTCTTCAAAGCAATACCCCGATGGAGATAAGATCCTTCAGTCTTTTAATAAAGGTCTAAATGAAATAAAAGAAAACGGAAGGATGCAGGCTATATTGGATAAATACAATTTGAGTATGTAA
- a CDS encoding methyl-accepting chemotaxis protein, with protein sequence MFRSYKAKNIIAFGTIILLICVVLGGSTFAYFRKLLQEEMDTKFQNQVTATSLEIENYLAANKKVVYGLAKTIESIGRELTREDYIELLTNYPKTNNETLGNGVWFEYYKYKDDIKYFGPYGYKDGDKIVYTEDYSNAEYDYASWEWYTMAIGADGVRWTDPYYDEVSGITMITAAAPLYDENNEFIGVVTSDMDLKVLQDIIKNIKVGTTGKAYLLDTNGIYIAAEEEEKVMKISITEDENKDLASKSNVVFTQDQGVFEFNDGSGKQYAYFSKISETGWHVVLTISQGEINQALTNLRNITFIISILILVIGLIVIGIISGNFSKPIISISKSIDKLSDYDLTFDAKDDTNKYLNRKDEIGNISKSLETMKTNLVTLIQKISSMAQDVVVSSKELATTSQQASAASDEVAKAIEEIANGATEQAKDTENAALSISELGDLIDDVQRKLEELNESVDQVTRLKEEGIKNISQLVEKTKVNEKASKEVTGVMLNVSESAEKIFKASQMIKGIADQTNLLALNAAIEAARAGETGRGFAVVADEIRKLAEQSDEFTGEISLIINDLTSKIERAVATMHQMSAIVEDQTLSVEETNQKFHGIAEAIENTKKVIDILNESDKMMESKKDVIIEIIENLSAISQENAAGTEEASASVEEQTASMEQIANASENLMRLAEDMNQIIDQFKY encoded by the coding sequence ATGTTTAGGAGCTATAAGGCTAAGAACATCATTGCATTTGGTACGATTATACTACTCATTTGTGTGGTACTTGGAGGCAGCACGTTTGCTTATTTTAGAAAATTGCTCCAAGAGGAAATGGACACAAAATTTCAAAACCAAGTAACAGCAACTAGCCTTGAGATAGAAAATTATCTGGCAGCCAATAAAAAAGTAGTTTACGGGTTGGCAAAGACAATAGAATCGATCGGAAGAGAATTAACGAGGGAAGATTATATTGAATTATTGACCAATTACCCTAAGACAAATAATGAAACATTAGGCAATGGTGTATGGTTTGAGTATTATAAGTATAAAGATGATATAAAGTATTTCGGGCCTTATGGTTATAAAGACGGTGACAAGATTGTATATACAGAAGATTATTCCAATGCAGAATACGATTATGCCAGTTGGGAATGGTACACCATGGCAATAGGCGCTGATGGTGTCAGATGGACGGACCCCTATTATGATGAAGTATCTGGAATCACTATGATTACAGCAGCAGCACCTTTATACGATGAAAACAATGAATTTATAGGTGTTGTTACAAGTGATATGGACTTAAAGGTTTTGCAAGATATCATTAAGAATATAAAAGTCGGAACTACAGGCAAAGCATATTTGCTGGATACAAATGGCATTTATATTGCAGCAGAGGAAGAAGAAAAAGTAATGAAAATTAGCATTACTGAAGATGAGAATAAAGATTTGGCATCAAAGAGTAATGTGGTTTTTACCCAAGATCAGGGTGTTTTTGAGTTTAATGATGGATCCGGAAAACAATACGCATATTTTTCAAAAATCTCTGAAACAGGCTGGCATGTTGTACTAACCATTTCTCAAGGAGAAATCAACCAAGCTTTAACGAATCTTAGAAATATTACCTTTATCATAAGTATCCTTATTTTAGTTATAGGATTAATCGTTATAGGTATCATAAGCGGTAATTTTTCCAAACCAATTATTAGTATATCAAAATCCATTGACAAACTGTCTGACTATGATTTAACTTTCGATGCCAAGGATGATACCAATAAATACCTAAACAGAAAAGATGAAATAGGAAATATTAGTAAGTCATTAGAAACAATGAAAACGAATCTTGTTACTCTGATACAAAAGATTTCCTCAATGGCACAGGATGTAGTTGTATCGTCTAAAGAACTGGCAACCACCAGCCAGCAGGCATCAGCTGCTTCTGACGAAGTAGCTAAAGCAATAGAAGAAATAGCAAATGGAGCTACTGAACAGGCGAAGGATACCGAAAATGCAGCTTTAAGTATTTCTGAATTAGGGGATTTAATTGACGACGTTCAAAGAAAACTTGAAGAACTCAATGAATCCGTTGACCAAGTGACACGGCTAAAAGAAGAGGGTATTAAGAATATCAGTCAATTGGTTGAAAAAACAAAAGTTAATGAAAAGGCGTCAAAAGAAGTTACTGGAGTTATGCTGAATGTCAGTGAAAGTGCAGAAAAGATATTTAAAGCCAGTCAGATGATCAAAGGCATTGCGGATCAAACCAATCTCTTGGCGTTAAATGCAGCTATTGAAGCTGCAAGAGCAGGAGAAACTGGACGAGGTTTTGCGGTAGTAGCAGATGAAATTAGAAAATTAGCTGAGCAATCGGATGAATTTACCGGTGAGATATCCTTAATTATTAATGATTTAACTTCAAAAATTGAAAGAGCAGTTGCCACAATGCATCAAATGTCTGCGATTGTTGAAGACCAAACGTTAAGTGTAGAAGAAACCAACCAGAAATTCCATGGTATTGCCGAAGCTATAGAAAATACTAAAAAGGTAATCGACATTCTTAATGAATCCGATAAAATGATGGAAAGTAAAAAAGATGTGATTATCGAAATTATTGAGAACCTATCAGCGATTTCTCAAGAAAACGCTGCCGGAACGGAAGAAGCCTCTGCTTCAGTAGAAGAACAGACCGCATCTATGGAACAAATCGCCAATGCCAGTGAAAACCTAATGAGGTTAGCAGAGGATATGAACCAAATTATAGACCAATTTAAATATTAA
- a CDS encoding DJ-1 family glyoxalase III, whose translation MRTLLFLADGFEEIEALATVDILRRAGIDVTTVSVTKKKTVVGKMGVPVTADSLFEEADTSNVEMLILPGGPGVSFLDQHEELKNLVKEFHKDNKWITAICAAPTVFGKMGLLESRKAVCYPGLEGDLKGACVQSEAVVVHDGNVITSKGPGTTFEFALKIVEVLKGVDKAREVAKNMVYHKDEWN comes from the coding sequence ATGAGAACATTATTATTTTTAGCGGATGGCTTTGAAGAAATCGAAGCACTTGCTACGGTAGACATTTTAAGAAGAGCCGGAATAGATGTTACAACAGTGTCTGTTACAAAAAAGAAGACTGTTGTAGGTAAAATGGGTGTACCTGTAACGGCCGACAGTTTATTTGAGGAAGCTGATACTTCTAATGTAGAAATGTTAATCCTTCCCGGAGGTCCAGGAGTAAGTTTCTTAGATCAGCATGAAGAACTTAAAAACTTAGTTAAAGAGTTTCACAAAGACAACAAATGGATTACGGCAATCTGTGCAGCACCTACGGTATTTGGAAAAATGGGATTGCTGGAAAGCAGAAAAGCAGTTTGCTATCCAGGCCTTGAAGGAGACTTAAAGGGTGCCTGCGTTCAGAGTGAGGCAGTAGTTGTTCATGACGGAAATGTGATTACTTCCAAAGGACCCGGCACAACCTTTGAATTTGCCTTAAAAATCGTAGAGGTATTAAAAGGTGTGGATAAAGCTCGGGAAGTTGCAAAGAATATGGTTTATCATAAGGATGAATGGAATTAA
- a CDS encoding secondary thiamine-phosphate synthase enzyme YjbQ, whose protein sequence is MKSYRKELWFNTTTRRAYVNITPEVEKCLRESGIKEGLLLCNAMHITASVFINDDEPGLHRDFERFLEKLAPEKPYDQYDHNGFEDNADAHLKRTIMGREVVVAVTDGKLDLGPWEQIFYGEFDGKRSKRVLVKIIGE, encoded by the coding sequence ATGAAATCCTATAGAAAAGAACTTTGGTTTAATACCACCACCAGAAGGGCGTATGTTAATATTACACCAGAAGTTGAAAAATGTTTAAGAGAAAGTGGCATCAAAGAAGGATTGCTTCTTTGCAATGCCATGCATATTACTGCCAGTGTATTTATAAATGATGATGAGCCGGGATTACATAGGGATTTTGAAAGATTTTTAGAAAAGCTTGCCCCGGAAAAACCTTATGATCAATACGACCATAACGGTTTTGAAGACAACGCAGACGCCCATTTAAAAAGAACCATTATGGGAAGAGAAGTTGTCGTAGCTGTAACGGACGGGAAATTAGATCTGGGGCCATGGGAACAGATTTTCTACGGAGAATTTGATGGCAAAAGATCCAAACGAGTTTTAGTAAAAATTATTGGAGAATAA
- the queG gene encoding tRNA epoxyqueuosine(34) reductase QueG, which yields MKEELIQFCSSIKIEYVGIAPSGPYYDFEEVWKKQIERGYICGFEELEIEKRIYPHLTLEDVQSVIVCLFPYYTGSEKNSNISKYAYGIDYHTLAIEKLELIGQFLGERIANFHYKAFADTGPLSDRYLAHKAGLGFWGINNHIITDKYGSYVFIGYILNNYPFEPDQPQERTCYQCFNCVRNCPGQCIKGDFTINPLRCKSFITQKKGELTEEDIEILRKHQLIWGCDVCQDVCPHNRKVEKTPIDEFWQDLMFHIDYEELSQISNKEFLRKYRNRAFSWRGKKILTRNHEIIHGLTKE from the coding sequence ATGAAGGAAGAACTGATTCAATTTTGCAGCTCAATTAAAATAGAATATGTGGGAATAGCTCCTTCAGGTCCATATTATGATTTTGAAGAAGTTTGGAAGAAGCAGATTGAAAGAGGGTATATCTGCGGCTTTGAAGAACTGGAGATTGAAAAAAGGATTTATCCTCATTTAACCTTAGAGGATGTACAATCCGTTATTGTGTGTTTATTTCCTTATTATACAGGTAGCGAAAAGAACTCGAATATTTCTAAATATGCTTATGGCATAGATTATCATACCCTAGCCATAGAGAAACTTGAACTGATAGGGCAATTCTTAGGGGAAAGAATAGCAAACTTTCATTATAAAGCGTTTGCGGATACGGGTCCCTTAAGCGACAGATACTTAGCCCATAAAGCAGGGCTCGGCTTTTGGGGAATTAATAATCATATCATAACAGACAAATATGGTTCTTATGTTTTTATCGGATATATTTTAAACAACTATCCTTTTGAGCCGGATCAACCTCAGGAACGCACCTGTTATCAGTGCTTTAATTGTGTAAGAAATTGCCCCGGCCAGTGCATAAAGGGAGATTTTACAATCAATCCCTTACGGTGCAAATCCTTTATCACTCAGAAAAAAGGCGAACTTACCGAAGAGGATATAGAGATATTACGAAAACACCAACTCATCTGGGGCTGTGATGTTTGCCAGGATGTCTGCCCTCATAATCGTAAAGTTGAAAAAACACCAATAGACGAGTTCTGGCAGGATTTAATGTTTCATATTGATTACGAAGAACTCTCTCAGATATCCAACAAAGAATTTTTAAGAAAATACAGAAACAGAGCATTCAGCTGGAGAGGGAAGAAAATCCTCACCCGAAACCATGAGATTATACATGGACTTACAAAAGAATAA
- a CDS encoding uracil-DNA glycosylase yields MVRLNNDWDELLKDEFQKEYYLKLREFLVREYKTKTIYPDKYQIFEALKLTPYKDVKVVILGQDPYHGENQAHGLAFSVQKEVAIPPSLLNVYKELKDDLNCYIPNNGYLVPWAKQGVLLLNTSLTVVANMANSHRNKGWEIFTDRIIQLLNEKQTPVVFMLWGSNAKEKAKYITNPIHLILKAAHPSPLSAHKGFFGCRHFSKANKFLKEHGLEEIDWQIPNI; encoded by the coding sequence TTGGTTAGACTAAACAACGATTGGGATGAACTGCTAAAGGATGAATTCCAAAAAGAATATTATTTAAAGCTCAGAGAATTTCTTGTAAGGGAATACAAAACAAAAACCATATATCCCGATAAATATCAGATTTTTGAAGCCTTAAAATTAACCCCTTACAAAGACGTTAAGGTTGTAATACTGGGACAGGACCCCTATCATGGAGAAAATCAAGCCCACGGATTGGCCTTTTCCGTTCAAAAGGAAGTAGCGATCCCGCCTTCCTTGCTAAATGTTTATAAGGAGTTAAAGGATGATTTAAACTGCTATATACCGAATAATGGCTATCTGGTGCCATGGGCAAAGCAAGGAGTACTGCTTCTTAACACCAGTTTAACCGTTGTAGCCAATATGGCAAATTCCCATAGAAATAAAGGATGGGAGATATTCACCGACAGAATCATCCAGCTGCTCAACGAAAAACAAACCCCCGTGGTATTTATGCTATGGGGCAGCAACGCAAAAGAAAAGGCAAAATATATCACAAATCCAATACATTTAATACTAAAAGCCGCCCACCCCAGCCCCCTCTCAGCCCACAAAGGCTTCTTCGGCTGCCGACATTTCTCAAAAGCCAATAAATTTCTAAAAGAACATGGTCTGGAGGAAATTGATTGGCAAATACCGAATATCTAA